In a genomic window of Quercus lobata isolate SW786 chromosome 4, ValleyOak3.0 Primary Assembly, whole genome shotgun sequence:
- the LOC115983273 gene encoding 3-hydroxyisobutyryl-CoA hydrolase 1-like isoform X1 yields MDALNSTKPDNHQILVEEKLPARILTLNRPKQLNALLFQMISRLLELFIAYEEDSNVKLVIVKGKGRAFCAGGDVAAVIRDINEGTWRRLGAKFFWMQYTLNYILATNRKPQVSILNGIVMGGGAGASIHGRFRVATENSVFATPETALGFFPDVGASYFLSRLLGFFGEYLGLTGTRLDGAEMLVCGLATHFVPSERLSLLEEALCKVDSSDPAIISAVINEYSKQPYMKEKSAYHRLKVIDRCFSRRTVEEIISALEREALNKKDNWISETIRSLKRASPTSLKISLRSIRQGRLQGVGQCLVREYRIACHLMQGKLSKDHFEGSRAILLDKDKNPKWEPSKLELVSDDMVDSYFAMMDDEGWEDLKLPARSNLPAYAIAKL; encoded by the exons ATTTTGGTTGAAGAGAAGTTGCCTGCAAGAATATTGACATTGAATAGGCCTAAGCAACTGAATGCCCTTTTATTTCAAATG ATTTCTCGGTTATTGGAGCTTTTCATTGCATATGAGGAGGATTCTAATGTGAAGTTGGTAATTGTCAAG ggaaaGGGAAGAGCATTTTGTGCTGGAGGTGATGTTGCAGCAGTGATTCGGGATATTAATGAAG gTACCTGGAGGAGGTTAggtgcaaaatttttttggatgcAGTACACCTTAAATTACATTTTGGCAACAAATCGTAAACCCCAG GTTTCTATCCTTAATGGAATTGTCATGGGAGGTGGGGCAGGGGCTTCAATACATGGTAGATTCCGGGTTGCGACAGAAAATTCG GTCTTTGCAACGCCAGAAACAGCTTTGGGATTCTTCCCAGATGTGGGCGCCTCCTATTTCTTGTCAAGACTCCTTGGATTCTTTG GAGAATATCTTGGTCTTACAGGCACTAGGTTGGATGGTGCTGAAATGCTTGTATGTGGGCTTGCAACTCACTTTGTCCCCTCAGAG AGATTGTCTTTGTTGGAAGAAGCACTGTGCAAGGTAGATTCAAGTGATCCAGCCATAATCTCCGCAGTTATTAATGAGTACTCAAAGCAACCTTATATGAAAGAGAAAAGTGCATATCACAG ATTGAAGGTCATTGATAGGTGCTTTTCTCGAAGAACAGTGGAAGAAATTATATCTGCCCTT GAGAGAGAGGCCTTGAATAAGAAGGATAATTGGATCTCTGAAACAATCAGGTCACTGAAGAGAGCATCACCAACAAGCCTTAAAATTTCTCTGAGATCG ATTAGACAAGGACGGCTCCAAGGTGTTGGTCAATGTCTTGTTCGTGAGTATAGAATTGCTTGTCATCTCATGCAAGGAAAACTCAGCAAGGATCACTTTGAG GGCTCTAGAGCTATACTATTAGATAAGGATAAGAACCCAAAG TGGGAGCCCTCTAAATTGGAGCTTGTTAGTGACGATATGGTTGACTCATACTTCGCTATGATGGATGATGAAGGCTGGGAAGATCTAAAGCTCCCTGCGAGATCTAATTTGCCTGCATATGCCATTGCAAAGCTTTAA
- the LOC115983273 gene encoding 3-hydroxyisobutyryl-CoA hydrolase 1-like isoform X3, which translates to MISRLLELFIAYEEDSNVKLVIVKGKGRAFCAGGDVAAVIRDINEGTWRRLGAKFFWMQYTLNYILATNRKPQVSILNGIVMGGGAGASIHGRFRVATENSVFATPETALGFFPDVGASYFLSRLLGFFGEYLGLTGTRLDGAEMLVCGLATHFVPSERLSLLEEALCKVDSSDPAIISAVINEYSKQPYMKEKSAYHRLKVIDRCFSRRTVEEIISALEREALNKKDNWISETIRSLKRASPTSLKISLRSIRQGRLQGVGQCLVREYRIACHLMQGKLSKDHFEGSRAILLDKDKNPKWEPSKLELVSDDMVDSYFAMMDDEGWEDLKLPARSNLPAYAIAKL; encoded by the exons ATG ATTTCTCGGTTATTGGAGCTTTTCATTGCATATGAGGAGGATTCTAATGTGAAGTTGGTAATTGTCAAG ggaaaGGGAAGAGCATTTTGTGCTGGAGGTGATGTTGCAGCAGTGATTCGGGATATTAATGAAG gTACCTGGAGGAGGTTAggtgcaaaatttttttggatgcAGTACACCTTAAATTACATTTTGGCAACAAATCGTAAACCCCAG GTTTCTATCCTTAATGGAATTGTCATGGGAGGTGGGGCAGGGGCTTCAATACATGGTAGATTCCGGGTTGCGACAGAAAATTCG GTCTTTGCAACGCCAGAAACAGCTTTGGGATTCTTCCCAGATGTGGGCGCCTCCTATTTCTTGTCAAGACTCCTTGGATTCTTTG GAGAATATCTTGGTCTTACAGGCACTAGGTTGGATGGTGCTGAAATGCTTGTATGTGGGCTTGCAACTCACTTTGTCCCCTCAGAG AGATTGTCTTTGTTGGAAGAAGCACTGTGCAAGGTAGATTCAAGTGATCCAGCCATAATCTCCGCAGTTATTAATGAGTACTCAAAGCAACCTTATATGAAAGAGAAAAGTGCATATCACAG ATTGAAGGTCATTGATAGGTGCTTTTCTCGAAGAACAGTGGAAGAAATTATATCTGCCCTT GAGAGAGAGGCCTTGAATAAGAAGGATAATTGGATCTCTGAAACAATCAGGTCACTGAAGAGAGCATCACCAACAAGCCTTAAAATTTCTCTGAGATCG ATTAGACAAGGACGGCTCCAAGGTGTTGGTCAATGTCTTGTTCGTGAGTATAGAATTGCTTGTCATCTCATGCAAGGAAAACTCAGCAAGGATCACTTTGAG GGCTCTAGAGCTATACTATTAGATAAGGATAAGAACCCAAAG TGGGAGCCCTCTAAATTGGAGCTTGTTAGTGACGATATGGTTGACTCATACTTCGCTATGATGGATGATGAAGGCTGGGAAGATCTAAAGCTCCCTGCGAGATCTAATTTGCCTGCATATGCCATTGCAAAGCTTTAA
- the LOC115983273 gene encoding 3-hydroxyisobutyryl-CoA hydrolase 1-like isoform X2 yields the protein MDALNSTKPDNHQILVEEKLPARILTLNRPKQLNALLFQMISRLLELFIAYEEDSNVKLVIVKGKGRAFCAGGDVAAVIRDINEGTWRRLGAKFFWMQYTLNYILATNRKPQVSILNGIVMGGGAGASIHGRFRVATENSVFATPETALGFFPDVGASYFLSRLLGFFGEYLGLTGTRLDGAEMLVCGLATHFVPSERLSLLEEALCKVDSSDPAIISAVINEYSKQPYMKEKSAYHRLKVIDRCFSRRTVEEIISALEREALNKKDNWISETIRSLKRASPTSLKISLRSIRQGRLQGVGQCLVREYRIACHLMQGKLSKDHFEWEPSKLELVSDDMVDSYFAMMDDEGWEDLKLPARSNLPAYAIAKL from the exons ATTTTGGTTGAAGAGAAGTTGCCTGCAAGAATATTGACATTGAATAGGCCTAAGCAACTGAATGCCCTTTTATTTCAAATG ATTTCTCGGTTATTGGAGCTTTTCATTGCATATGAGGAGGATTCTAATGTGAAGTTGGTAATTGTCAAG ggaaaGGGAAGAGCATTTTGTGCTGGAGGTGATGTTGCAGCAGTGATTCGGGATATTAATGAAG gTACCTGGAGGAGGTTAggtgcaaaatttttttggatgcAGTACACCTTAAATTACATTTTGGCAACAAATCGTAAACCCCAG GTTTCTATCCTTAATGGAATTGTCATGGGAGGTGGGGCAGGGGCTTCAATACATGGTAGATTCCGGGTTGCGACAGAAAATTCG GTCTTTGCAACGCCAGAAACAGCTTTGGGATTCTTCCCAGATGTGGGCGCCTCCTATTTCTTGTCAAGACTCCTTGGATTCTTTG GAGAATATCTTGGTCTTACAGGCACTAGGTTGGATGGTGCTGAAATGCTTGTATGTGGGCTTGCAACTCACTTTGTCCCCTCAGAG AGATTGTCTTTGTTGGAAGAAGCACTGTGCAAGGTAGATTCAAGTGATCCAGCCATAATCTCCGCAGTTATTAATGAGTACTCAAAGCAACCTTATATGAAAGAGAAAAGTGCATATCACAG ATTGAAGGTCATTGATAGGTGCTTTTCTCGAAGAACAGTGGAAGAAATTATATCTGCCCTT GAGAGAGAGGCCTTGAATAAGAAGGATAATTGGATCTCTGAAACAATCAGGTCACTGAAGAGAGCATCACCAACAAGCCTTAAAATTTCTCTGAGATCG ATTAGACAAGGACGGCTCCAAGGTGTTGGTCAATGTCTTGTTCGTGAGTATAGAATTGCTTGTCATCTCATGCAAGGAAAACTCAGCAAGGATCACTTTGAG TGGGAGCCCTCTAAATTGGAGCTTGTTAGTGACGATATGGTTGACTCATACTTCGCTATGATGGATGATGAAGGCTGGGAAGATCTAAAGCTCCCTGCGAGATCTAATTTGCCTGCATATGCCATTGCAAAGCTTTAA